CTGTCAGCGGGCTGGCGCGCGGGAGCCTCGTCGTCTGCGTCCTCACCGGCCACGGCCTCAAGGACCCCGACGTCCTCCGGCGCGGCGTCGCGCTGCCCGAGCCGGTCGCGCCGGACCTGGACACCCTGCGCCAGGTCCTGACCCGCCACCTGGCGTAGGAGACGTCGTCGGCCGAGCGCAGGTTCCGCCGCTCCGAGGGCGTGTGCGGCCGCTCGTACGCGCCTGACGCCGTTCGTGCGTCAACTGGGTCCGGACCCAGTTCCGTTCGGTATGCTGGCGACGGCTGACGACGGCCGGGCGGCGGCGGACGGTCAGGCAGAGGGGACGTCAGGCAGAGGGGACGGTCAGGCTCGCACCTCCTGCCGCTGGAACTGCACGTAGGTCGCCGCGAAGATGAGCACCATCGCCGCGATCAGCCCGGTGAACTGCGGCCAGGAGAGGAGGAGGCTCTGGCCGAGCGGCAGGGGAGCGCCGAGCAGCGCCCGCTCGAGCTGGGTGATGAGGACGGGGCCCAGGGCGCGGACTTCGGGGTTGAGCAGCGTGACCACCACCTCGGCGTAGAGGGTGTTGGGGGAGAGGCGGGAGAGCCACAGCCGCCACTGGGCGTGGGCCAGCTCGCTGAGCGGGTCGAGGGGCGGGCGGAGCACCGAGGCGATGATCCCGGCGATGATGTCCCAGAAGATGGCGAAGAAGAGCCAGACCGCGATCGCGGCCAGGGCGGACGTGGCCGGCTGGCGGAAGGTCACCGAACAGAGCTGCGCCAGCGCGAGCCAGATGCCGGCGTAGGCGACGGTGGCCGCTACGTAGAGGAGGCCGCGGGCCACCTCCTCACCGCTCGGTACCACGCCCAGGCGGAAGATGCCGAGCCCGGTGACAAGCAGCCACAGCGCCAGCACGACCAGGGCGATGGTGCCGAGCGCGGCCAGGAACTTGCCGAACAGCAGCGCGTCCCGGTAGATCGGCTGCGCCAGCACGCGGCTGAGGGTGCGGCGGTTGTGCTCGCCGTTCACCGCGTCGAAGCCCAGCGCGATGGCGGTGAGGGGGATGAGGAAGCCGAGGAAGGCGACGAAGGAGTAGGGGAGGGGTTCCTGGGCCACGGTGAAGAGCTTGAGGAAGAGGAAAGGGTCCTCGGCGACGGTGGTGCGCAGGTTCTGGATGGCGGAGTAGACCGTCCCGAGCGCCACGAGGAACATCAGCCCCTCGAGCAGCTGCATCCGCACGCTGGAGAGGTGGTCGGCCAGCTCCTTCAGGGCGACCGCCCCGAGGCCTGTCCAGGGGGAGCCGGCGCGCTGGCGCCCCACGGGCGGGGCGACGGTGGGCGGGGTCTCAGTGCTGACGGCCATCACGGGCCTCCTCGAAGTAGCGGGCGTAGACCTCGTCGAGCCCCAGTTGCTCCAGGCTCAGCTCCAGGAGCTGGGCCCCGGCGGCCACCGCGCGGCGGGCGGCCTCGGCGCGGCAGTCACGCTGCGCCTCCAGGAGGTAGCGGCCCGGCCCGTCCCGGCGCACGCGCACGACACCGGGCACCTGAGCCAGCACGCCCTCCAGGTCCGGGCCGTCGGTGGCCAGCCGCACCCGGTAGGCGCCCCCCAGGACCCGGGCGGAGAGCTCCTCCACCCGCCCCTCCAGCACCATGCGGCCGCGGTGGAAGAGGCCCACCCGGTCGCAGACCGCCTGGACCTGGTGGAGGAGGTGGCTGCTCAGGAGGATGGTGATCCCGTCCGCACGCAGCCCGCGGATGAGGCCGAGGAACTCCAGGGCGGCCTCCGGGTCGAGGCCGATGGTGGGCTCGTCCAGGATGGCCACCTGGGGGCGCTTGAGCAGGACATCCGCCAATCCCAGGCGCTGGCGCATGCCGCGGGAGTAGGTGGCCACCGGTCGGTCGGCGACGTCGGCGATGCCCATGCGCTCCAGCACCTCGGCGATGCGCGCTTCGGCCTCCGCCCGGGGGAGGCCGTTGAGGCGGGCGGTGTAGCGCAGGTTCTCCCGACCGGTTAGCTCGTCGTAGAAGCCGACCGAGTCGGGCATGTAGCCGACCCGGCGCTTCACCTCCAGCGGCTCCCGCACCGGGTCGTGCCCGAGGACGCGGGCCTCCCCGGCGGTGGGCTCGGTCAGCCCGAGGAGCATGAGGATCGTCGTCGTCTTCCCCGAGCCGTTGGGCCCGAGCATGCCGAAGACCTCGCCGGCGTGGACGGCCAGGTCGAGGTGGTCGACCGCCACCGTCGCACCGTAACGCTTGCTGAGCCCCCGCGCCTCGATGACGGGAGCGGGGTGAGGTAGCGTGCTCACCGCCGGAGGCTCACCGCCGCCCGTAGCGAGCCACGGCCAGCCCCACCACGCTGAGGGCCACGGCCACGAGGAGGATGCCGGTGAGCCCCCACAGGGTGGAGGTGTACACCGTGATGCGGAAGTCCGCCGACTTGGACTCCCCACCGGTGTTGGCGGTGAGGGTCACCATGTAGTCACCGGCGACGGCCTTGGCGGCCGGGCGCACGCTCATCACCACCTCGCGTTCCCCGTCCGGCGGGATCTGGTCGATGCGCTCCGGCTCGAAGGTGATCTCCCACCCGCTGGGCGGGCTGGCGGTGAGCTCGACGTTGCGCGCCACGGCGCTGCCCTGGTTCTTCACCACGAGCTTGATGGCGTTCGTGCGCCCCGCCGTGGCCCGTCCGGAGAGGCGCTCGTCCGGGGTGGTGATGGAGAGGTCGGGCCGGCCGGTCACCTCCACGCCCAGCGTCGTCTCCGCCCGGGCGTCGCCGGCCACGGCCCGCACCCGTACCTGGTAGCGTCCGGCCGGGGTGCGCCGGGGCATGGAGACCTCCACGTCGAGGTCCTTCGACTCCCCCGCCTTGACCGGCAGGCTACTCACCTGCTGCCCCACCGACTGGAACGTCACCTGGAAGGCGCGGGGCGCTTCGGCCTCCAGGTTCACCAGGAGGTCCTGGGCGCTCTGGTTCTCCAGCGTGACGCGGTAGCGGAAGGTGGTTGTGGCGGGGCCGCTGAGGGAGGGCAGCTCGGGCGTCAGGCGCAGCCGCGCCGGCGAGACCTGCCCCAGCGTGAGTGCCAGCAGCAGCACCGCCTGACCGCGCTCCCCCTGGGCGACGAGGCGGAAGCGATAGGTGCCGGCGCGCGCGTGGGCCGGGGGCTCCAGCCGGAGAGTGAGCGAGGCCTCACCGTCGGGCAGGACGTGCACGGCCCCGACGGGCCGTCCTCCGCCGAGGATCGTCGCCTTCCAGCCGGGCGCTGCCTGCTCCACCCGGATCGTCACGGTCTGCGGCGGCAGGCCGTGATTGCGGACGGTGAGCGGCAGGCTGATGGGCTCGTCTCCCCGCACCGTCTGGCTGGGGTACGGGGTCGAGAGCGAGATCCCCCGAAACGCCTGTGCCCCGGCCGGTCCGGGCGCGCTCCCTCCGAGCAGCAGGATCAGCACGGCAACGACGGCGGCGAGCCGCAACGACATTCCTCTCCTCCCCTCGTCCATGGTATCGTCCCCTCGTCCATGGCGTGGTCACTGGTGGACGGGCCACGACGCCCCACACAGCAATCTACCAGATGGCCACCACCCGCGTCGGCCCGCCCGAGCCGGCGACGACCTTGGGCGCCCCGACGAAGACCCAGGCCCCCGCCGGCGGGATGGCGGCGAGGTTGGCCAGGTTCTCCAGGCCCCACCGCCCGGCCGGCAGCCAGGTCGTGTGGGTCTTGAAGTCCTTCGACGCCCCGAAGTCCAGGCTGAGCGTGTCCACGCCGATGCCCACGACGTCGCGCTCGTGCAGGAGGAAGGCGGCGGCGTCCGGGTGGAAGCCGGGGAAGTGCATTACCCCGGCCGCGTCCGGGTTGCGGAAGGCCTGCGCGCTGCCGGCGCGGCGCTCCCACCCGCTGTGCATGAAGACCGCCGCCCCACGGGGCAGCCGCCCGTAGCGGCGCTCCCAGGCCCGGAGGTCGTCCACCGTCAGGCGCGTGTCGGGGTCACGGGCGGCCCGCTCGTGGATGTGCACGACGGCCACCGGGGCGAAGAGCGTGCCCACCGCCACCTGGTCCACCGTCGGGGCCCCCTCACCGAAGTGGGCCGGGGCGTCCATGTGCGTCCCCACGTGCTCCCAGTAGCTGAGGTTGAGCCCGTAGTAGCCGTCCTTCTTTACCGTCACGGCGACGTCGGCCTTCAGGGCAGGCTGGCCGCTGAAGGTGGGGAAGGTCGGCTTGAGGGTGTGGGTGAGGTCCTGCATGCGGGTGATGCGCAGCGTCCGCGGGGCCGCCAGGGCTTCGGCCGGTGCGGCCAGGCGCGCGACGGCGGCCGCGGCCACGGCCGTCCCGGCGGCCCGCAGGAAGCCGCGCCGGTCTACCTGCCGCTGCACCGCCTCCATCACGATGGGTCCACACATCGCCAGATCACCTCCGTGCAGCCTGATTGACGGCGCCCGTCGGCATGCCGGTGCCGGGGATGAGTTTCGCGGTCGGCCCCGGCTGGCTCCTCGTCCCTGCTGCCCCGTCCACGCTAAAGGGCCGTGCTAAGGATTGTGCTAAGGTCGGCCGCTACCTTCAGGGGCCGGAGGGAGGTGTCGGATCGGCGGCGCGGGAGCGACGTCAGGAGCGGGCGAGGGAGGAGATTGGCCGCCCGGGGCGTATGATGGGAAGGCACCTGCTGGGCCCTGCGGCGCAACAGGTTCCCCAGGACGTCAATCGAAGAGCGCGTGGTGTGCGAAGGGCTCTGCCGGTCCTTGTCGTGTCCCTGGGTGTGCTCGCCCTTGCCCTCGCCGTCTGGGTGGTGGACCGCGGCCGCGTGGGGGGCAGCGACGGCGGCCGGGCGGTCGGGGTCGGCGACGACGCGCAGGTCGTCGAGACGAAGGACAACTACTTCGTCCCGGCGGTGCTGACCGTCCGTCCGGGCCAGCGGGTGCGGTGGGTGAACCGGGGGCAGGTGCCGCATACCGCCACGAGCCTGGACGGGGTCTGGGACTCGAAAACCCTCGCCCCGGGTGGGAGCTACACCTTCCTCTTCCGCCGGGCGGGGACGTACCGCTACCTGTGCCTGCTCCACCCCCTCCAGGGGATGTACGGCACCGTCGTCGTCGGCGGGAGGGGGTGAGAGGTCGGGCAGCCGGTTGGGTGGCTGTCACGATACCTGAAGAGGCCGAATGGGGTTCGAGGTGGCGCACACGAGGTATCAACAGACGCCAAAGGCGTGGTGGGAATGCGACGATGGCTCATCGTGGTGAGCCTGGTACTGCTGGTGGGCTCGCTGTCCACAGCGGCCCGGGCGACGCAGGGCGGTGCACGAACCTGGACGGTGCTCGCCGGTGGGGGGACGAAGGACAGGGCGGTCGTGGCCAACGCCTTCTTCCCGCGCACGGTCGAAGTCGCCGTGGGCGACACCGTGCGCTGGCAGTTCGAGGGCTTCCACAACGTGGCGTTCACCAGCGGGCAGCGGCCGCCGGCCATCGAGGTCCACGAGGGCGGCCGGACCTACTTCAACCCGGAGGTTTTCTTCCCGGTGGGCCCGCGCACGTACGACGGGACGGGCTACCGGAACTCCGGTACGCCCCCGATGGGTCCGGGGGCGTCCCGGCCCTTCACCTACGAGTTGACCTTCACCAAGGCCGGGACCTACGAGTACGTGTGCATCCTCCACGGTCCGGCCATGTCGGGGCGGGTGGTCGTGCGCGAGCGGGCCACCGGCTCGCCGGAGGCGGTGCTCCGGCAGGCCCGCGCCGAGCAGGCGGCCACGATCCGCGCCGGCCAGGCCGCCTGGGCGAAGTACCGGCCGACCCGCGCCGGGCGGACCGTGACCGTCCCCATGGTCGGGGACGTCCGGGCGGGCTACTCCATCCTGCGGTTCACCCCCCAGCCGTTGCGGGTCCGCGTGGGTACCACCGTCACCTGGACGATGGCCGACAACTTTGAGATCCACACGGTGACCTTCCTGGGAGGCCAGCAGCCGCCGGAGTTCGTCCTGCCGCAGCCCCAGGCCCAGGGCCCGCCGCGGCTGCTGCTCAACCCCAAGGTGGCCCGGCCGACCAGGAGCCAGACCTACAGCGGGACCGGCTACGCCAACTCCGGCGTCCTCTACCCGCCGGCCGCGCCAGCGAGCCTCCCCAAGCGGTTCAGCCTGACCTTCACTCGCAAGGGGCGGTACGAGTACTGGTGCATCGTGCACGTCCCCGAGGGCATGAAGGGCGTGATCGTGGTGGAGTGACGCGGGGCGGGGGGCGCGGGAGAGCCCGAGGGGCCGGAGCGGTCCGGCCCCTCGGGCGTTCTGGGGCAGGGTGGGCACCGGCGGACGCAGCGGAGTAGGGTGAAGGGGGAGATGGCGCCCCGCGGCCGCTCCAGGCCCGGGTCCAACGGGAAAGTTCGGAGGTGGGAGGGCCGCTCGCCCATGCCCGTGCCACGGCCACTCCCCAGTTCGATGAAAGGAGGCCACGGATGGACCTCCCTCCCGAGCTCCGCGCTCTGGTCCGCAGCGAGCGTCAGGACGTGCTCTCGCTCTACCTCGACGTCGACCCCACCAAGCCCGAGCACCAGTCGACGCACCCCGCCTACCGCATCTGGCTGCGCAACGCCCTGCGCGACCTGGTGGACCACCAGCCCCGGGAGACGGCGAAGGTACTGGCCCCGCTCACCGAGCGGGTCCTGGCCCACGTCGAGACCCGTCCGCCGGGAGGGCGCGGGCTCGCCCTCTTCGCCGCCGACGGGCTGTGGCAGGAGCGCGTGCTGCCGTTCCCGCTGGCCAACCGCCTGAGCTACGGCCGCCCGGACGTCGTGCCCCTGCTCTGGGCCCTGGAGGAGTACAACCCCTATGCCATCCTGGCCGTGGACCGGGAGCGGGCCCGGTTGCTGGTCGCCTACCTGGGCCGCACGGCGGTCGTCTCCGAGGAGACGCTGGAACTGGACACCAGCGACTGGCGCTTCAAAGCCGGGCGCCCGCCCTCCTTCGCGCAGCGGCTGGGCACGGCGGCCACCCGGGGCAGC
The window above is part of the Armatimonadota bacterium genome. Proteins encoded here:
- a CDS encoding cupredoxin domain-containing protein gives rise to the protein MSLGVLALALAVWVVDRGRVGGSDGGRAVGVGDDAQVVETKDNYFVPAVLTVRPGQRVRWVNRGQVPHTATSLDGVWDSKTLAPGGSYTFLFRRAGTYRYLCLLHPLQGMYGTVVVGGRG
- a CDS encoding ABC transporter permease encodes the protein MAVSTETPPTVAPPVGRQRAGSPWTGLGAVALKELADHLSSVRMQLLEGLMFLVALGTVYSAIQNLRTTVAEDPFLFLKLFTVAQEPLPYSFVAFLGFLIPLTAIALGFDAVNGEHNRRTLSRVLAQPIYRDALLFGKFLAALGTIALVVLALWLLVTGLGIFRLGVVPSGEEVARGLLYVAATVAYAGIWLALAQLCSVTFRQPATSALAAIAVWLFFAIFWDIIAGIIASVLRPPLDPLSELAHAQWRLWLSRLSPNTLYAEVVVTLLNPEVRALGPVLITQLERALLGAPLPLGQSLLLSWPQFTGLIAAMVLIFAATYVQFQRQEVRA
- a CDS encoding ABC transporter ATP-binding protein; the protein is MSTLPHPAPVIEARGLSKRYGATVAVDHLDLAVHAGEVFGMLGPNGSGKTTTILMLLGLTEPTAGEARVLGHDPVREPLEVKRRVGYMPDSVGFYDELTGRENLRYTARLNGLPRAEAEARIAEVLERMGIADVADRPVATYSRGMRQRLGLADVLLKRPQVAILDEPTIGLDPEAALEFLGLIRGLRADGITILLSSHLLHQVQAVCDRVGLFHRGRMVLEGRVEELSARVLGGAYRVRLATDGPDLEGVLAQVPGVVRVRRDGPGRYLLEAQRDCRAEAARRAVAAGAQLLELSLEQLGLDEVYARYFEEARDGRQH
- a CDS encoding cyclase family protein — encoded protein: MCGPIVMEAVQRQVDRRGFLRAAGTAVAAAAVARLAAPAEALAAPRTLRITRMQDLTHTLKPTFPTFSGQPALKADVAVTVKKDGYYGLNLSYWEHVGTHMDAPAHFGEGAPTVDQVAVGTLFAPVAVVHIHERAARDPDTRLTVDDLRAWERRYGRLPRGAAVFMHSGWERRAGSAQAFRNPDAAGVMHFPGFHPDAAAFLLHERDVVGIGVDTLSLDFGASKDFKTHTTWLPAGRWGLENLANLAAIPPAGAWVFVGAPKVVAGSGGPTRVVAIW
- a CDS encoding NEW3 domain-containing protein, translated to MSLRLAAVVAVLILLLGGSAPGPAGAQAFRGISLSTPYPSQTVRGDEPISLPLTVRNHGLPPQTVTIRVEQAAPGWKATILGGGRPVGAVHVLPDGEASLTLRLEPPAHARAGTYRFRLVAQGERGQAVLLLALTLGQVSPARLRLTPELPSLSGPATTTFRYRVTLENQSAQDLLVNLEAEAPRAFQVTFQSVGQQVSSLPVKAGESKDLDVEVSMPRRTPAGRYQVRVRAVAGDARAETTLGVEVTGRPDLSITTPDERLSGRATAGRTNAIKLVVKNQGSAVARNVELTASPPSGWEITFEPERIDQIPPDGEREVVMSVRPAAKAVAGDYMVTLTANTGGESKSADFRITVYTSTLWGLTGILLVAVALSVVGLAVARYGRR
- a CDS encoding plastocyanin/azurin family copper-binding protein, encoding MRRWLIVVSLVLLVGSLSTAARATQGGARTWTVLAGGGTKDRAVVANAFFPRTVEVAVGDTVRWQFEGFHNVAFTSGQRPPAIEVHEGGRTYFNPEVFFPVGPRTYDGTGYRNSGTPPMGPGASRPFTYELTFTKAGTYEYVCILHGPAMSGRVVVRERATGSPEAVLRQARAEQAATIRAGQAAWAKYRPTRAGRTVTVPMVGDVRAGYSILRFTPQPLRVRVGTTVTWTMADNFEIHTVTFLGGQQPPEFVLPQPQAQGPPRLLLNPKVARPTRSQTYSGTGYANSGVLYPPAAPASLPKRFSLTFTRKGRYEYWCIVHVPEGMKGVIVVE